Proteins from a genomic interval of Xylocopa sonorina isolate GNS202 chromosome 4, iyXylSono1_principal, whole genome shotgun sequence:
- the LOC143422846 gene encoding uncharacterized protein LOC143422846 has protein sequence MRNIEIKARIDSPEQKISKIKQLTNDECKIIKQHDTFFKVPEGRLKLRKFQNGSGELLYYMRTDTTGPKLCSYEKAVLDAEGCAGIAKILAASNGCIGIVEKTRKLYMIGQTRVHIDNVKGLGDFLELEVVLADEQDTETGEKIAHDLMTKLDIKEQDLIANAYIDLLTSKSAV, from the exons ATGCGTAATATAGAGATAAAAGCGAGGATCGATAGTCCAGAGCAAAAGATATCCAAAATTAAACAATTAACCAATGATGAATGTAAAATAATCAAGCAGCATGATACTTTTTTTAAAGTACCAGAAGGAAGATTGAAATTACGGAAATTCCAA AATGGTTCAGGTGAATTACTTTATTATATGAGAACTGATACAACGGGTCCAAAGCTTTGCAGCTATGAGAAAGCAGTTCTGGATGCTGAAGGGTGTGCAGGTATTGCAAAAATTTTAGCTGCATCCAATGGTTGCATAGGTATCGTTGAGAAGACCAGAAAGTTATACATGATTGGTCAAACACGAGTACATATTGATAATGTTAAAGGTTTAGGAGATTTTTTAGAATTAGAG GTAGTCTTGGCAGATGAACAAGATACAGAAACTGGAGAGAAAATTGCGCACGATCTAATGACTAAGTTAGATATAAAGGAGCAAGATCTAATAGCTAATGCCTACATAGACCTACTTACAAGTAAATCTGCTGTATAA